The region CTTCAAATCAGACATTCGCACAATCACAGGATTGGGATAAAATGCGGCTGCTAAAATTCCAATCCCTGATGCCAACTTGTCAATAAAATAATCAGGCATTGATTCATATTGAGTCGTAAGCTGGCTAATTTCCCACTTCGCCGCTTTATCCTTAAGTGTATGAAAATTAATCAATGCCAGCGGATGAATTTTGATGCGATTAGCAATGATAAATTCAGTCCGTGCTAACCCAACTCCATCATTAGGAATAGAGGCTAATCGAAATGCTTCCTGAGGATTACCTACATTCATCATGATTTTAGTTCGAGTACGTGGAAGATCATCTAATTGAAGATCTTCCACATCAAACGGCAATAAACCATCATAGACGTGTCCTTCCTCCCCTTCCGCACAAGAGACGGTAATTTCCTGTGCTTCATTTAAAATTTCAGTAGCATTGTCACATCCTACGATCGCGGGTAGCCCTAGCTCACGTGCAATAATCGCCGCATGACATGTGCGTCCTCCCTGATTCGTAATCACTGCACTCGCTTTTTTCATAATCGGTTCCCAGTCTGGATCGGTGCGGGTCGTTACCAGCACTTCCCCTGCCTGAAACTCATCCAACTTGCGGAGATCGGTGATGATCCGGGCTTTACCTTGCCCAATCATTTCACCCACCGCACGACCTGACAAAATCGGTGTGGGAAGAGAAGCTGAACCAGGCAACCCTTTTAATCGATAGGTTCGCAAAACATTCCTTGCTTTTTGAGAATGCACCGTTTCAGGACGCGCCTGTACCACAAATAGCTCTCCCGTCGTCCCATCCTTTGCCCATTCAATATCCATTGGGCTATAGGTGCCTCTCAGATTTGAGTAGTGATCTTCAATAATGCAAGCCCACCGCGCCAACTGCAAAATTTCGTCATCATTCAAGGCATAGCGTCCTTGGTCTGCTTTTGCGACCGGAACATTAGTAATCGGGCGGCTGCCACCGATGCCATAAACCATTTTGATGTCTTTACTACCCAGGCGTTTTTCTAAGATCGGGCGAAATCCTTGTTTGAGGGTAGGTTTGAAGACAACATATTCATCGGGGTTCACAACTCCTTGCACAACGTTTTCCCCTAAGCCATAGGCTGCAGTCACCAAAGCCGCATCTTTAAAGCCTGTTTCTGTATCAATCGAGAACATAACGCCGGATGCGGCTAAATCAGAACGTACCATCTTCTGAACCCCAACTGATAGGGCAATGTCGAAGTGATCAAATTGTTTGGTGGTGCGGTAGGAAATTGCGCGATCCGTAAAGAGTGAGGCAAAGCACAAATGACATGCCTCCAGAACACCATTAATGCCATTGATATTAAGATAGGTTTCCTGCTGTCCTGCAAAGCTGGCATCGGGTAAATCTTCTGCCGTAGCGCTGGAACGAACCGCAACATCTACCCCAGTATAACGACTCAGACATTCCTGCAATTCCTGCCCGGTCAATCTGTCGCAAGTTTCTATATTGACTCCATACCATTCTGATAGCTGAACGTAGGCATTGGTAATGGCATCTTCTAGTTCAGGTGGGAAGGGAGTGTCTAGAATTAAGGTTCGTGCCTGTCTACCCCGCTCTCGCAGATTGGGAATGTTATCAACCTCTAAATCACTCAATAAATGACGCAGTCTGGGTATCAGCCCTGCTTTTTCCATAAAGTAGCGGAAAGCATAGGACGTGGTGGCAAAGCCAGTTGGGACATTTACTCCCTTTGGAGCTAGTTGCTGAATCATTTCTCCCAATGATGCATTTTTACCACCCACTAAAGAAATATCTGCAATCCCAACCTGTTCAAACCAGAGAATTAGGGCTGTTTCCTTTGTTTCCTGGTTAAGAGAACTATTTTGATTTGAGGTGGTAATCATAATGGTTACTTCTTCATTGGGCGGGAACCCAATTAACTTGATTGGTTAGCTTTGTTAGTTAATTGAACACGATCGCTTTTTTACTAATTCGTAGCAACCGATCGTAGCAACTGAAAAGTTACGGCAATGTAGAGAACAAATGAGCAGGTAGAGAGTTCAATCAGACGCTTCTAATTAGCCAGTCTAACGCACCCAAAATTAGGAGAGGCGCGATGAAGCTTAAAGTTTTGTTGCCTTTAAACAAAAACGATGCCATCCTCTATATTTCTTAGGAGGGTGACATCGGCTCAACAATGGATTTGTCTGGAAAGGACTGCCTGGCAATCTCGGTGATCGACTAATTGAGCTTGGCAGCACCGAATGTGGCATTAAACTTACGGCACCAAATAGCGGCCGATTGATAGTTTGCCAGGTTAACATTTGCTGGAATTGCATACCGTTGAGCACCGCTAAATTTTTGCAGGGGTGCTAAAAGCACGTAATCTCCCGTTTTGAGAGGATATGCAGGTGGTTTAGTGGAAGCCAACACATTACTGGATCGATGCAAAATGACGACGAGATCAGGACCCATCTCAGAGGTTTTAAATGTTTGATCGAGTTCTAAAAAGTTTTTGCCATTTTGGGAGATGATGCGGGCGGTTCCCTGAGTTGGATGTTCTCCAGGCACAAAACTGCCAGACTTCAGAATTGTTGATTTTGCTCCACTCGCAGATTGAGCGATCGCTGCTGATTGAGCCATTGATTGAATAGACGGCGTGAAAAAATTAGGTGTGCTAGAGGGGAAACTTGCTGCTGCCTGGTTTCCAATTCCACCAACAGCACTCATCAAACCAAAAGAGAGCAAACTCAGTAAACTCCAGTGCTTTAAAGTCACCATTGCAATTTCCTCAATGCAATATCAATCAACCATATCAGCATTCTCGTTGGAACGCTTAATTCATTGTTACTAGAAAGTGCGATCGCAACATGATGAGCTTCTAAAACATGGAATGTAAAAGGCTGATATTTGAATAAAAATCCATTCAGCTTTTTCTCAGGCAATTCTCATCATTAAGTCCATCTTAGAAAAGCTTGCTAGTTCTATTGTCATAGCCAGGCGTTATAAGCAACTAATCTGGAACATAACCCATTTAATGCATCACTGATTTGTCCCCTTATTAGATAACTCAGCTAACGTGAAGTAGAATGATGACCCAATATTTGGTTGTGATTGTACCCAAATACGCCCATTATGGAATTCAACAATCTTTTTACAAATTGCTAAACCAATTCCAGTCCCAGGATATTCATCACTGGTGTGTAGCCTCTGGAACACTTCAAAAATACTCTCAAGATTTTCCGATTGAATCCCAATACCATTATCACGAACTTCAAACAGCCACTCACAATCCTGCTTGCTGACTGTAAGCCTGACGTGAGGTGAACGATTCGAGGGAACAAACTTAATCGCGTTTTCAATCAGATTTTGAAAGAGCTGAATTAACTGTATCTTATTGCCTGTGATAACGGGCAGAGTTTCGGAGGTGAGATGTACATTCTTTGCAGAAATCACAGTTTGTAGATTATTGAGCACTTCCGCCAAGATAAGATTGCAATCTACAGATTCAAGCTTTTGAGCCTGATGTTCAATCTGAGAGTAGCTAAGTAAATCTTGAATTAACTGTTGCGCTCTACGACCAGACTCAATGATTCCTTGTAAATATTCATGGGATGTTTCATCAAGATTATGTTGATGCTTTAAAGCCAGCAATTGAGCAAAGCCTATCATGGTTTGGAGCGGTTGTTGCAAATCATGAGAAACGACATAAGCAAACTGTTCTAATTCTCGGTTAAAGCGTGCCAAATCATTGTTGCGTTGGATCAATTGGCACTGTAATTTTTGAAGTTTCAATTGTGTTTCAACCCTTACTAAAACTTCTTCTTCCTGGAAGGGTTTTGTAATGTAGTCAATTCCTCCAGATTTAAATGCTTTTAATTTATCTGAAATATCATCAAGTGCACTGATGAAAATTACTGGAATATGGCTTGTGTTGGGATCTGCTTTTAAAATCTGGCAAACTTCATAACCATCTATTTCAGGCAATCGAATATCAAGTAAAATTATGCTAGGAGGGTTTACCTTAGCAGATGTAATTGCTCCACGCCCATCCAATGATTTACGTACTCTAAATCCGCGATTGCTTAGAATAGTAGATAAAATACGTAAGTTATCTGGTGCATCGTCAATGACAAGAATATCATTTGTTGATAGATCTATCTGGTCGTGACTCATGGGCATACCTTCTATAATTCAAAATAACTATCTTGAGACATAATTAGTCTTCCTGTCTCGTATTAATTAACCAACTGTTGCGTTAACTGAATCACTAGATCGAACCGAAAATTACCAGCCCAATAAGTGAGCATTTGGGCAAGTACGGCCTGAGTTTCGGGAATTTGCTCAACGAGTTGAAAAATTTGGTCATCAAATCCCTCAATTGCTGCCTGATGAAGTTGCTTAATCCATTCTGCGGGCATAGCGGAAAGAGCAGCGTCCAGATCATTGGTATACCTTTCAATATTGAAGTTATTAGTTTCGGTGGACTCATAGATGTAACGAAGACCTAAATGATTAGCAATTTTAGTGAGCAATAAATTTGCTTGAATCGGTTTGCGAATAAAGTCATCACATCCTGCGATGAATGTAGCTATCTTAGTTTCTTCAAAGGCATCTGCTGTGAGAACAATGATTTTAGTCAGTTCTACTTTCTTATCATTTCTATTTTCCTGTCTGCTTTTTTCCTGATTACGAATTTGTCTCATAGCCTCAAACCCGTCCATCACGGGCATTCGTAAATCCATCAAGATAAGATGTGGGTTCCAACTTGACCAAAGCGCGATCGCTTCCTGTCCATTTTGGGCTTCATGAATCGCAAACCCAATGGGTGACAATAGTTCGACAAGAAGCTGGCGGTTTTGCTGATGATCTTCAACAATCAGGATGCGATAAACGGGCTGGTTAGGAGCAAGCGTCAGCACTCGACGGGTTTCTGTGGATGCTGGCAAATCCATTCCTTCAGCAACCTTTACTGAAATATCAAACGCAAACGTACTGCCTTGACCAACTTTGCTCTGCACTGTGATATCTCCTCCCATGAGATTAACAAAGTGCCGACTGATTGTTAAACCCAGCCCTGTTCCTTCACTGGATTGCTGATTTGTCCTAACTTGAACAAACGCATTGAACAAACTGTTGATTTCCTCTGCTGCGATACCACATCCGGTATCAATTACTTCAAAGTAAAGTTTTGTCTGTTCTGTTGAATCTATCAATTTTGGGACAGCCAGACATTCATGATGATTGATGGAAGTTGTGTTCTCTGCAATAGCCATTGGAGACTGCTCAATCACTGACATAGTGCGGACTGTGACGCTGCCTGAGTTGGTAAATTTAATGGCATTGCTGATTAAGTTCAACAAAACCTGGCGTAAT is a window of Leptolyngbyaceae cyanobacterium JSC-12 DNA encoding:
- a CDS encoding phosphoenolpyruvate synthase (IMG reference gene:2510098339~PFAM: PEP-utilising enzyme, mobile domain; PEP-utilising enzyme, TIM barrel domain; Pyruvate phosphate dikinase, PEP/pyruvate binding domain~TIGRFAM: phosphoenolpyruvate synthase); its protein translation is MITTSNQNSSLNQETKETALILWFEQVGIADISLVGGKNASLGEMIQQLAPKGVNVPTGFATTSYAFRYFMEKAGLIPRLRHLLSDLEVDNIPNLRERGRQARTLILDTPFPPELEDAITNAYVQLSEWYGVNIETCDRLTGQELQECLSRYTGVDVAVRSSATAEDLPDASFAGQQETYLNINGINGVLEACHLCFASLFTDRAISYRTTKQFDHFDIALSVGVQKMVRSDLAASGVMFSIDTETGFKDAALVTAAYGLGENVVQGVVNPDEYVVFKPTLKQGFRPILEKRLGSKDIKMVYGIGGSRPITNVPVAKADQGRYALNDDEILQLARWACIIEDHYSNLRGTYSPMDIEWAKDGTTGELFVVQARPETVHSQKARNVLRTYRLKGLPGSASLPTPILSGRAVGEMIGQGKARIITDLRKLDEFQAGEVLVTTRTDPDWEPIMKKASAVITNQGGRTCHAAIIARELGLPAIVGCDNATEILNEAQEITVSCAEGEEGHVYDGLLPFDVEDLQLDDLPRTRTKIMMNVGNPQEAFRLASIPNDGVGLARTEFIIANRIKIHPLALINFHTLKDKAAKWEISQLTTQYESMPDYFIDKLASGIGILAAAFYPNPVIVRMSDLKSNEYANLIGGREFEPEEENPMMGWRGASRYYDPKYREAFGLECQAFKRVRDQMGLTNVIPMIPFCRTPAEGRKVLEEMAKYGLVRGENGLQVYVMCELPSNVELADRFSEIFDGFSIGSNDLTQLTLGLDRDSALVSHLFDERDEAVKRKLQRVIATAKQFNRKIGICGQAPSDYPEFAQFLVEQGIDSISLNPDSVLKTLLAIAKTEATLDLEAQSSTP
- a CDS encoding Electron transfer DM13 (IMG reference gene:2510098340~PFAM: Electron transfer DM13) — protein: MVTLKHWSLLSLLSFGLMSAVGGIGNQAAASFPSSTPNFFTPSIQSMAQSAAIAQSASGAKSTILKSGSFVPGEHPTQGTARIISQNGKNFLELDQTFKTSEMGPDLVVILHRSSNVLASTKPPAYPLKTGDYVLLAPLQKFSGAQRYAIPANVNLANYQSAAIWCRKFNATFGAAKLN
- a CDS encoding bacteriophytochrome (light-regulated signal transduction histidine kinase) (IMG reference gene:2510098341~PFAM: Histidine kinase-, DNA gyrase B-, and HSP90-like ATPase; Response regulator receiver domain; His Kinase A (phosphoacceptor) domain), whose product is MSHDQIDLSTNDILVIDDAPDNLRILSTILSNRGFRVRKSLDGRGAITSAKVNPPSIILLDIRLPEIDGYEVCQILKADPNTSHIPVIFISALDDISDKLKAFKSGGIDYITKPFQEEEVLVRVETQLKLQKLQCQLIQRNNDLARFNRELEQFAYVVSHDLQQPLQTMIGFAQLLALKHQHNLDETSHEYLQGIIESGRRAQQLIQDLLSYSQIEHQAQKLESVDCNLILAEVLNNLQTVISAKNVHLTSETLPVITGNKIQLIQLFQNLIENAIKFVPSNRSPHVRLTVSKQDCEWLFEVRDNGIGIQSENLESIFEVFQRLHTSDEYPGTGIGLAICKKIVEFHNGRIWVQSQPNIGSSFYFTLAELSNKGTNQ